From the genome of Pelobacter propionicus DSM 2379, one region includes:
- the nifK gene encoding nitrogenase molybdenum-iron protein subunit beta produces MSADAAVKYVTEITPEDESRVAEWINTEEYKEKNFARQALVINPAHTCQPLGAELVAHSFEGTLPFVHGSQGCASYYRSTLNRHFREPAPAVSDAMTEDGAVFGGQNNLHEALENAYALYKPKMIGIFTSCMPEVIGDDLTAFIKNARQKGFIPQDFPVAYANTPSFNGSHIHGYDSMLLSMLQTLTEGKRMEGRCTGKLNLIPGCDFNTGNYREYKRILKEFGIPATVLADISDVFDSPLDGTYRLYPGGTKLEDAADSINGKVTMTLGKFATTRTFSWIKDNYAGEHLSLPTPFGIEKSDAFMMKLAELFGKPVPESLKAERGRAVDAMTDAHQYIHNKKFAVYGDPDYLLGYVSFLLEMGAQPYHILCSKGSKKLEKDIQALLDSSLYGKDAKIYMNKDLWHLRSLVMTDPVDAIIGDTHGKFISRDAKIPLFRFGFPIFDRVNLHRSPLIGYQGVINMVTTICNKFIDITDDTCDDRHFEMMR; encoded by the coding sequence ATGAGCGCAGATGCCGCCGTCAAATATGTTACCGAAATAACCCCAGAGGATGAATCGCGGGTCGCGGAATGGATCAACACCGAGGAGTACAAGGAGAAGAACTTCGCCCGCCAGGCCCTGGTGATCAACCCGGCCCACACCTGCCAGCCCCTGGGTGCCGAACTGGTGGCCCATTCCTTCGAGGGAACCCTGCCGTTCGTCCATGGATCACAGGGGTGCGCATCCTACTACCGCAGCACCCTGAACCGGCATTTCCGCGAACCAGCTCCCGCAGTGTCCGATGCCATGACCGAGGACGGCGCGGTGTTCGGCGGCCAGAACAACCTGCATGAGGCGCTGGAAAACGCCTATGCGCTGTACAAGCCGAAGATGATCGGGATCTTCACCTCCTGCATGCCGGAGGTCATCGGCGACGACCTGACCGCCTTCATCAAAAATGCCCGTCAGAAGGGGTTCATTCCCCAGGACTTCCCCGTAGCCTACGCCAACACGCCCAGTTTCAACGGCTCCCATATCCACGGCTACGACTCCATGCTGCTCTCCATGCTCCAGACCTTGACCGAGGGAAAACGGATGGAGGGGCGCTGCACCGGCAAGCTCAACCTGATCCCTGGCTGTGACTTCAACACCGGCAACTACCGTGAATACAAGCGCATCCTGAAGGAGTTCGGCATCCCCGCTACCGTGCTTGCCGACATCTCCGATGTGTTCGACTCCCCCCTTGACGGCACCTACCGTCTCTACCCGGGCGGCACCAAGCTGGAGGACGCGGCCGACTCCATCAACGGCAAGGTAACCATGACCCTGGGCAAATTCGCCACGACCAGGACCTTTAGCTGGATCAAGGACAACTACGCCGGAGAGCACCTGTCCTTGCCGACCCCCTTCGGCATCGAGAAGAGCGACGCCTTCATGATGAAGCTGGCCGAACTGTTCGGTAAACCGGTGCCCGAGTCGCTGAAGGCCGAGCGGGGCAGGGCGGTGGACGCCATGACCGATGCCCACCAGTACATTCACAACAAGAAGTTCGCCGTCTACGGCGACCCCGACTACCTGCTGGGCTATGTCTCCTTCCTGCTAGAAATGGGTGCACAGCCGTACCACATCCTCTGCAGCAAGGGGAGCAAAAAACTGGAAAAGGATATCCAGGCCCTGCTGGACAGCTCGCTCTATGGCAAAGACGCAAAGATCTACATGAACAAGGACCTGTGGCACCTGCGCAGCCTGGTCATGACCGATCCTGTGGACGCCATCATCGGCGATACCCACGGCAAGTTCATCAGCCGCGACGCCAAGATCCCGCTGTTCCGCTTCGGTTTCCCGATCTTCGACCGGGTCAACCTGCACCGCTCTCCGCTGATCGGTTACCAGGGGGTGATCAACATGGTCACCACCATCTGCAACAAGTTCATCGACATCACCGATGACACCTGCGATGACCGGCATTTCGAGATGATGAGGTAG
- the nifD gene encoding nitrogenase molybdenum-iron protein alpha chain: MSSTARKIEGITKESTQEMIDKALEAYPEKGRKKRAPHLAPNDPGASSACVKSNRKTVPGVMSARGCAYAGAKGVVWGPIRDMVHVSHGPVGCGWYSWGTRRNMMTGITGVSNFAMQFTSDFQEKDIVYGGDKKLMQLLSETKELFPLAKGISVLSECPVGLIGDDINNVARQAVKELDLPVIPCNCEGFRGVSQSLGHHISNDTIRDHIIGTREFAEPETPYDIALIGEYNIGGDAWSVKPMLEEIGLNVKAVWTGDGQLEHIAATHKVKLNLIHCYRSMNYMCKVMEEKYGIPWLEINFFGPSKIRESLRKIAALFDDTIKENVEKVIAKYDPMMQAVIDEYRPRLDGKKVMLYVGGLRPRHTVSAYEELGMDVVGSGYEFAHGDDYERTSAEMPEATVIYDDVSEYELEEFVHKLRPDLVGSGIKEKYLLQKMGIPFRQMHSWDYSGPYEGYKGFEVFARDIDMAVNSPTWKFVKSPF; encoded by the coding sequence ATGTCATCGACAGCGAGAAAGATAGAAGGGATCACCAAGGAATCCACCCAGGAGATGATCGACAAGGCCCTGGAAGCCTATCCCGAGAAGGGGAGAAAGAAACGTGCCCCCCATCTGGCGCCCAACGACCCGGGTGCAAGCTCGGCCTGCGTCAAGTCCAACCGCAAGACCGTGCCGGGCGTGATGAGCGCCCGCGGCTGCGCCTATGCCGGCGCCAAGGGTGTGGTCTGGGGCCCGATCCGCGACATGGTGCATGTCTCCCACGGTCCGGTGGGATGCGGCTGGTACTCCTGGGGTACCCGGCGCAACATGATGACCGGCATCACCGGCGTCAGTAACTTCGCCATGCAGTTCACCTCCGACTTCCAGGAGAAGGACATCGTCTACGGTGGCGACAAGAAACTGATGCAGCTCCTGAGCGAGACCAAGGAACTCTTTCCCCTGGCCAAGGGGATCTCGGTCCTGTCCGAATGCCCGGTGGGCCTGATCGGCGATGATATCAACAACGTTGCCCGCCAGGCGGTCAAGGAGCTGGATCTTCCCGTCATCCCCTGCAACTGCGAGGGATTCCGCGGCGTCTCCCAGTCCCTGGGGCACCACATCTCCAACGACACCATCCGCGACCACATCATCGGTACCCGCGAATTCGCCGAGCCCGAGACCCCCTATGACATCGCCCTGATCGGGGAATACAACATCGGCGGCGATGCCTGGTCGGTCAAGCCGATGCTGGAGGAGATCGGGCTCAACGTCAAGGCTGTCTGGACCGGCGACGGTCAGCTGGAGCACATCGCCGCCACCCACAAGGTCAAGCTGAACCTGATCCACTGCTACCGCTCCATGAACTACATGTGCAAGGTTATGGAGGAAAAGTACGGTATCCCCTGGCTGGAGATCAACTTCTTCGGCCCCAGCAAGATCAGGGAGAGTCTGCGCAAGATCGCCGCACTGTTCGACGACACCATCAAGGAGAACGTGGAGAAGGTCATTGCCAAATACGACCCCATGATGCAGGCCGTAATCGACGAATACCGCCCCCGCCTGGATGGTAAGAAGGTCATGCTCTACGTGGGCGGCCTGCGCCCCCGCCACACAGTCAGCGCCTATGAGGAATTGGGCATGGACGTGGTCGGTTCAGGCTACGAATTCGCCCACGGCGACGACTACGAGCGCACCAGCGCCGAGATGCCCGAGGCAACGGTGATCTACGACGACGTGTCCGAGTACGAACTGGAGGAGTTCGTCCACAAGCTCCGTCCAGATCTGGTGGGAAGCGGTATCAAGGAAAAATACCTGTTGCAGAAGATGGGGATACCGTTCCGCCAGATGCACAGCTGGGACTACTCCGGCCCCTATGAGGGGTATAAAGGCTTTGAAGTTTTCGCGCGGGACATCGATATGGCGGTGAACAGCCCGACATGGAAATTCGTCAAGAGCCCGTTTTAA